GTATCTTTTGGCCACTAACACCACTTCACCGGTCATAAGATTAGTGGTTGTGCATATCTTTGACACAAATTTCACTTTGTTTCCCTTGTCACAGATTTGGGAAACACTCAGCAAGTTATACTTCAATCCGTTCACATAGTACATATTTTCAATAGAGTGAAAGAGAGACTTCCCAATCCTTCCAACTCTCAGAATGTATCCCTTCTTGCCATTTtcaaaggatacactccctctTTGCAGGGCCTTCAGTGAAAAGAAATTATTTGTACTTctagtcatgtgctttgagcaaccaCTATCTATATACCATTGTTGGTTGCTCCCCTTCACTGTTCCCTGCACACAAAAATTAAGGGTTAGACTTAGGAatccaaacaagtttgggtcccttgtaatagGAAAAGGGATGAATGGGGGTTCTTTTGGTCCAAGCAGGCATCATGCATCTTTTatatgagggaccaggttctctaaCTGTAATTTCCTTTTTAGcaaaaactttgtttttctgTTGATACTGAAACTTGGCCTTAAAGGTTTCCTTAAAGTGCCCAGTGttaccacagtgagtacaaaACCAGTTGTCGGGTACAGTAACGTACTTGCTATAAGGGTTGTAGGGAATTGTTTCCCTTTGAACCCCGACTCCCTGCCTGTTTCCCCTATTGTTCGTATACATGGCAGTGATAGcttcagaggaccaggtccacttgagtgatttttcaagatcactCTTGACTCTACCTAGTTTTTCCTGAAGTTGTTTATTTTTCTCGAGTTCAACACACAAACTAGATTTCATTGATTTTATCTCATCTTCAAGCCTAAGATGTGTTTTATCCGCAATTTCCTTTCCCTTTTGAAGAATTTCATGCCTACCTTCTCCATTTAGTTTCTCAATTGTATCCTTCAAATCTACAACTACTactaataggtcatctctctcatgctctatGTTAGCAACCTTTTCAGTTAAATCATCTTTCTCCTTTTTAACACACTCAATAGTCTCTTTTAGATCGACCACAATAACCACTAGATCATCTCTCTCATGTTCTATGTCTCCTAGTTCCACAGTTAatgcatttttatcatttataagactgtgataagcatcaattaaaacaTTTTCCAAGGACATGAGTTTTTTTAGAAGAATAAGACTTCAGATTTCTTTGAACatctagaaagtttacctcatcatcatcGCCGTCATCTTCATCATTATCAGATTGTGCCATcaaggcaaagatagagtcataCTCAGATGCTTCACTTTTCACTGCCATCATGGAGCTGTCACCTTGATCATCATCTACTTCAGATTCGCTggaggagtctccccatgcagcaagagcttgtttcacaacattgtcagCGGCATTTTTCCTCTTGAAACATTtgtcaggaaccgggttcctcttaGCTACTTTGCTTATGTTGTGTTTTTATTGATCTTGCTTGAGGAGAGGACAATCCTTGATGAAATGTCCTGTCTTACCACACTTATGACATAGGTCGTAACCTTTTGGCTTGTTGGAGCTGccctttttggaatgcctccatttCTGCGAACCATTTGCTGGAATCTTTTTGTCAAGTAAGCCATGTCAGCATCCTCACCACCTGAATCATTGATGTCCgtcttgaggaccaggttcttctcccttttTGGCTTTCTTCTCTCAttatccttctttttcttcatttcataagtATTTCAGATTACCATCAAGTTCATCAATGGTTAGCTTCTGCAAATCCTTTGCCTCTGTGATAGCATTCACTTTGCTTTCTCATGAACTGGATAAAACACTGAGTATTTTCCTGACAAGTTTGTTCCTTGGAATGATTTCTCCCATAGAATAAAGCTTATTAATGATGGAGGTGAACCGAGTATGCTTGTCCTGGATAGACTCATTGTCTATCATCCTGAAAAGCTTGTATTATGTGGTAAGCATGTCAATCTTTGATTGCTTAACTTGGGTTGTCCCTTCATGAGCTGTTTGGAGAGCTTCCTAGATCTTCTTAGCAGATTGGCATGCTGAAATCCTATTGTATTCATCAGGACCAATACCACAGAAAAGAATTTTCTTTGCTCGAAAGTTCTTTTCTATGGCCTTGCGATCAACATCATTGAATTCTTTTCTTGTTTTGGGAACTGTTACTGCCGGGTCACCACTTATTTTTGTAGGGACGAAGGGTCCATCGGCAGATGACTTCCCAGAGCTCTGAGTCTTCAGCTATGATGAAGTAGtgcatccttgtcttccaccatccatagtattggccattgaatcttggtggcCTGTAGGtagattgaccttcttcaaagtttggtggagcagccatgaggatcctttctaggtgttagcctgatagaaagaacctgcttttataccaattgatagaatttaGGGGttcaccaaactgtatagagaaccaagttctctattagttcccacatAACACACGCACACTGCAGTAGGTAAATGACACAAAGAAGTTTTAGTGAAAAACTcgcagctcacgggattaaaaaccacgacctacccttgtaggatttcaacttcaccaCTGggaaaactttagattacaacctattgtagcATAGAAATTAACCTTTTAATCCCttactaacttgtaacaactctattacaagccactttgtaataactctattataaagacttacaactcgactaactctagccaagacacaaacaaaagggtttatgatttataaagttttcctacacaatgcttctaactaagctaagtaggaattacaagtaaagaactttaacaaaggtgcaacacaactaatGACATGTAATAGCTCAATATAGGGAACTGGTCCGTCGTTACGTTGTTCTTTCTTGATGCTCTTGAGAATCGCTTGCCAGATTGATTGGTCACTTAGAGAGTGTATGATGGATTCTTTGATGTTCAAGTTATGTTTTGCCTTTGATTTAATGTTAATATAACAttggtgacatcacttgaatgatgcaagtatGTTTGGTACAGGAGCATTCCCAATGAAGTTGACTACTGCACTGTTTTACACTGTTGCGTGTGCAGACGGCAACTTTACAGCTGTTGGAGAATTGACTGGGTACGGTCACAAAGAGAACTGATGTCTATATGTTCCCCTTGTTGTTTCCTTATCTTCTGAAGAGTTGATTTACATCTCCAGCTTGAGACTTGTTATTCCCACGAACTTGAGGATGTGTATCAGGTTCCTTATATGGTTCTTGTCATTaagtttgttaaatcatcaaaacataacaaggTACATATAACCTATCAATTTTCAAATGTTCTGCTTCTTTCAATGTGTTACTCGGGACCAGTGACGGAGCTACATAGCTCCAAGGGGTGTCAATGGGATACCCTTTCGCCGGAAAAATGCACTGTTTAGATAGGTAAaacttattttttttatgtatatatactacTATGTATTGAATCCCCTTGACTTCTTGGCATATTTACTTCTTTAAATTTGGACTCTCTTTAGTGAAAATCCTAGCTCCGTTACTGCTCGGGACATATTTTTTAGAAGAATCCTGCTGGATTTTACTAGTCCATTACTAAGTTTATAATCTCACCACTTTATTTGTGCTGCAGATTGTTTTTAGAAATCCTCTCTTGATCTTGTTATGGATTGATATTGCAGCATAAGTTAGTCATAATTAACTCTCAGTTCCTTCTCCTCGTGGAACATCTATCTAACCTTTTTGTTGATTTACTTTAGTTGCAGCAAAAAGAAAGTCGAAGCAAATTCTAGTTATAGGTAACTACCTATAATTACAAATCCTTTCCATATTACCAGATTTACTCAATGTGATCCCATATTGTCTTCTTCAACTATGTTCCACTTTTCTGTTGTTTGCTACAGTCTTATCTGTAGTGATTGTCTTGATCCTTTCAATTTGCCTTAGTATTGTTATCTGGCATTTCAAGAAAGGAAAGGGCGGTTATTTTCACTTCTTCACAAGTGTTAGAATAACAGGCCCAGATCATATTGGCCCAAAAGTTTCTAAAGAAGAAATAGACCCAGGCCCAAATACTTAACAGCTTTATAGTCTTGTAATATTATTGTATCAATAGCCGGAAATATAATAGATAGCCATTTTTTATTGTTTAGTATAAATAGACAAATAACTGTTAAGTTGTACAAAATATTATATTGAATATACGCAGATTCGTTTATCTCTGTCTTTTAGTTCTCTCTAGAACACTCGATCTAGGGTTCTCTCCCAAATAAATTCATGGATTTTCCTTCGTTTATCTCCAATCTAACATGATATCAAAGCAAATCCTGGTGATTATTGCTCTAATCTGAGTGTTCATTGGAGAGATTATCAAAAATTCTTGAGTTCTCTGGTTGCGACGATTTCAAAGGGTTTTCTCGTTTTTTATTTGTTTTGGAGTCTTCGACTGGGTTTTTCATTCAAATTTCTCATGCGACGATTTCTATGGAGATTTTGAATCATTCTCACTGATCAATTTCACAATAATTGCCTCATGAAAATCAACTCGGAAACTAGGGTTTTCTGTCATCATCAATCTTCGCATGCGATGACATTCTTCTAAACCTATCTCTTTGAGGTTTTCTAGTTGATTACTTTAGATATTAAATTGTAGAAATCATGACTTTGAATAGTGATTCAGCTGAACCTTCTGGTGTTTCAACAACATCAGTCCTCGATCCCGTTCACCCTCTTTATCTTTACCCTTCCTACACTCTAGGAACTATGTTAGTATTCGTGCCCTTTGCTGGCACAAGGTTTGGGGATTGGAAGGAAAGGATGATCATTTCTATGTCTACAAAGAACAAGGTCCAGTTAATTGATGGATTTATAATTCAACCTACAACTAATTCTCCCTTAGATTCTCATTGGCAACGATGTAATAATATGGTTAAAGCATGGATAACGAATTCACTCTCTAAGGACATAGCCAAAATAATTCTCTATTATAAGACTGCTAGAGAAGCTTGGAATAATCTTGTGGAAAGATATGGCGTTGccaatatttttcaatattacagCCTTCAACAATCCATTTCTTCTACATCTGAAAGATCATCTGATATTGCCACCTATTATACTAAACTCAAGGAGTACTgggataaaatatatataatctCTTTAGAAAGGCCTTGTACATGTAGTGCCATGCATGAATTCAGTGAGGCGCAGAAACTTATTCAGTTCATATCAGGGTTAAATAAAACTTATTCTACTATTAAGAGTAACATCTTAATGATGAGTCTTGTTCCAAGTGTGGAGAAGGCATATTCCATTCTGATCAGAGATGAGAAGCAAAGGGAAATTAATTCTGGTTCCCAACCTTTTTCTTCTGATTCCACTTCCTTCATAGCCAACTCCAATTCCAATTCTAGTCCTAATCAACCAAACACCATCAAAAATTTTACTCAGAGGTTGAATTTTGAACCTAGGAGATCTACACTGTCTTGCAAGTATTGCAAGAAACCTGGTCACATTGTAGACAAGTGCTACAAGCTACATGTATTCCCACAAGATTTTAAATTCACCAAGGGAAAAAGAGATGTTGCATGTGTCCAGATTGAGCCAACAGATCAGACTTCACCTAAGCCTGATTCACCTGAAACTAAAGACATTCCACATGGGTTTTCCAAGGAACAGTATGTTCATCTTATGTCTCTATTCCATCAGATGTAGATGTCTTCTCCAAATTAGTAGTCTACATCCCAAGACTCTCCAATCTATGCAAATTTTACAGGTTGGCATGACAATCTTGTTAGTAGGTTATATGGTTATCTTGTATGTCATGCTAGCCATAACAATTTCAACTCTTGGATCCTAGATTCAGCAGCAACCAATCATATGACACCTCATAAACACCTACTTCACAATATACAATCTTTAATCTCTTTTTTTCTTGTTACTTTACCAAATGGTTATAAAGTAAAGGTTACTTCTTTTGGATGCCTTTCTTTAACCTCTAGCATCATTCTAACTAATGTATTATTGGTACTTTCTTTTCATTACAACTTAATTTTTATACACCAACTTCTCTCTCAACTCAAATGCTATGCACTCCTTACTAATATTTTATGTTGGTTACAGGGCCCTTCTCTGAAGAGGCTATTGGAAATTGATAAGGTTGAGCATGGACTATACATTCTAAGATTGTCATCTCATGGTATTGCTGCAGCTGATGTTTCTCAAGCAAATGCTTATCCAATTTCTTCTTTTCCTAAGTCTGATTCAGTTTCTGTTTTTTCCTATTCATAATTCTATAGTTGATAGCTCTAATGTTGCTCCAGTTTCTTGTAATTCTAGTTCTATCAATAAAAATGATGTACTTTGGCATCAAAGAATGTGACATATGCCTTTTGTAAAAATGGTTTCTATAATTCCTCATCTGTCTGACAAATTTTCTTCTAGACATTCTTTCACATGTACTATATGTCCAATGGCTAGACAACAAAGACTATTATTCCCTAAAAGTACCTCACACTCTAACAAACCTTTTCAACTTGTACACATTGACCTATGTGGGCCTTACCACACTGCTACATACAATGGCTTAAGATATTTTCTGACCATTGTAGATGACTATAGTAGGGTCACCTAGACACATCTTCTTTCCTGTAAAGGCAATGCATTTTCCATCATCAAATCCTTTATTGCCATGGTGTCTACACAATTTCATACTTCTATTTTAACTATCAGAACTGATAATGCATTTGAATTAGGATCTACTCATTCACATGCTTCATATCTCACTTCTCTTGGCATTTCTCACCAAACTTCTTGTCCACACACTCCTCAACAAAATGGGATAGTAGAGAGAAAATATAAGCATTTGTTAGAGACTGCTAGGGCTCTTCTTTTTCAATCCAAACTGCCTACCAAATATTAGGGGGAGTGTGTCCTTACTGCAACTTACCTCATCAACAGATTTCCTTCTATTGTTCTTTCTAACAAAATACCATATAAAGTATTACTTGATCATCCTCCTAGCTATGATCACCTCAGATTATTTGGATGCCTAGCATATGCAACTATTCCTCATACTTCCAGGGATAAACTGCAATCTAGAGTTATTCCTTCTGTGTTTCTAGGTTGTGGGTTTAGTAAAAAGGGCTACAAGTTGCTGAATTTAGGAACCAAATCTATATTCTATTCCAGGGATGTCATCTTTGTTGAACATATCTTCCCATCTACTTCTACACCCTCtggtttctttcctttttctacTTTCTCCTTTTCTGATCACATCACTCCTAATCATGTTCCTGCTTCTTCTTCACCCTTTCACCCTTCTGATCCTACTCCTACTTCTTCTTCACCCTTTCATCCTTATGTTTCTTCTCCTGAACCTGCTTCTGTTCCTTCACCTACTATTACACAATACACACACATTCCTCTTTCTCCTCCTTCCTCTTCTCTTCCTTTGAGAAGATCCTCTAGGTCTACAATCACTCCTACCCGCCTTAAGGACTATGTTGCTATGTTGTACCTCCTACTACTTCTGCCATTTCTTCATCTTTCTCTCAGTCTACCTCACTTACCCCTTTACTTGAACCTTCTTTCTACCATCAAGTTACCTCCAATCCTGCCTGGCAAGAGGCAATGTTAAAAGAATTCCAAGCTTTGGAGTCTAACCAAACTTGGGATATTATTCCTCTACCACCTGGCAAGAAGGTCATTCCTTGCAAATGGGTGTATAAGATTAAGCAAAAATCTGATGGTAGCATTGAGAGATATAAAGCCAGGTTGGTCATTAGGGGGGATACTTAACAGGCTGGTGTTGACTATTTTGAAACATTCTCACCAGTGATCAGATTCACTACAATTAAATGTCTACTTGCTTTGGCTGCTAAACATTCTTGGCATGTATACCAGCTTCATGTAAACAATGCATTCTTGCATGGGAATCTCTCTGAGGAGGTATACATGAAAGTTCCTCTTGGCCTTActgtctcttcttcttcttctggtcCTCCTTTGGTATGCAAACTCAAGAAGTCATTGTATGGTCTCAAACAGGCATCAAGACAATGATTTGCTAAATTGTCTAATGCTCTTACTTCCATGGGATATTCTTCCAGCCTTAATGACTACTCACTATTCTCTAAAATCACTCcttcttcaaatatttttattgttgtatATGTGGATAATATTTTGTTAGTTGGTAATGATATCTCTGAGTTGGACTCTATCAAATTCTTTTTAGACAACCAATTCAAGATCAAAGATTTAGATTCTGTTCACTATTTTTTGGGACTTGAGGTTTCTCACCTGCCCCAAGGACTGCTTATTAATCAGCATAAGTATCTCAAGGAGCTCCTTACTGAGTTTCATTGTGACTCTGCTTCTCCTGTTATTACACCATTGGACATGTCTATAAAGCTCACTCCCACTTCTGGTGATCCATTGGTTGATGCTTCTCCTTATAGGAGGCTCATAGGGAAGCTGAACTTTCTTCAACACACAAGGCCTGATATCTCTTTCTCTGTTCAGCACTTTAGTCAGTTCCTTAATGCTCCTCGCACTGCTCATATGCAAGCATGTCTACATGTTTTGAGATACTTGGTTAAGGATCCTACTAGAGGCATTCTCCTTAACAACAGTGAGGATTTTTCAGTCATTGCTTATTCAGACTCTGACTAGGCAGGGTGTCCTTCTTCTAGGAAGTTTATGACTGGTTATTATGTTACTCTTGGAGGCAGTCCTATTACTTGGAAGTCTAAGAAACAACCTACAGTATCATTGTCTTCTGCAGAAGCTGAATACAAGGCTCTTAGAAAAACTGTTGTTGAACTTACTTGGCTTGTTAGACTGTTGGCAGACTTGGGCCTTTCTATTTCTGCTCCAATTCCTTTATACTGTGATAACAAGTCAGCCATTAGCATTGCCAAAAACTCTGTTTCTCATGAGAGGACCAAGCATATTGAGCTTGACTGTCATTTTGTCCGGGAAAAACTTGCTAGTTGCCTCATCTCTCTGCACTATATTTCTACTGAGTCTCAACTGCCAGACATTTTTACCAAACCACTAACAGGCATTCAACATCAGTTTTTTTTGTACAAGCTGGGAGTGTTCTCACCCTCCAGCTTGAGGAGGGGGGAGGTGTTAGAATAACAGGCCCAGATCATATTGGCCCAAAAGTTTCCGAAGAAGAAATAGACCCAGGCCCAAACACTTGACAACTTTATAGTCATGTAATATTATTGTATCAATAGCCAAAAATGTAATAGATAGCCATTTTTTATTGTTTAGtataaatagacaaataagtGTTAAGTTGTACAAGATATTATATTGAATATACGCAGATTCTTTTATCTCTGTCTTTTagctctctctagaacactcgaTCTAGGGTTCTCTCCCAAAGAAATTCATGGATTTTTCTTCGTTTATCTCCAATCTAACAACAAGAAATACATATTCtgatccctcaagtcaagatctTGAAGGCAGTAGCAAGTACTTTGGAGTCCCTGTCTTCTCCTACTCTACACTTGAAGAAGCCACCAATAATTTCGATTCCTCCAAAGAACTTGGAGACGGAGGTTTTGGAACTGTATACCATGGTAATAAGCCATTATAATTCAATTCATCAAATTTGGAAAAGCATTAGACTGAGTTTTTGTATTATTGTATCAATGCTATGAGTTGGTAACATATTTCAGCAAGCTAATaatgtacttcttttattaggtAAACTTCGTGATGGGAGGGAAGTTGCAGTGAAACGCCTGTACGAGCAAAGTTCCAAGAGGATGGTGCAATTCAAGAATGAAGTTGAAATTCTTACTCGCCTAAGGAACCAGAATCTTGTTATGCTTTATGGTTGCACATCAAGACATAGTCGTGAACTCCTCCTCGTTTATGAATACATTCCAAATGGAACAATTGATTATCACCTCCACGGTGATAAAGCAAAGAACGGGAGTACCCTTATATGGCCTATCCGCATGAAAATTGCCATAGAAACTGCTAGCGCTTTAGCTTATCTCCACGCTTCTGACATAATACACTGTTATGTTAAGGCTAGTAACATTCTCCTTGACAACAATTTTGGTGTCAAAGTTGCATATTTTGGGCTCTCAAGACTTTCTCCACATGATGCAACTCATATCTCGACTGCTCCTCAAGGGACATCTGGATATGTCGATCCAAAATATCATGCATGCTATCAGTTAACTAATAAAAGCAATGTGTATAGCTTCGGGGTTGTCCTTGTTGAGCTCATGTCATCACTGCCTGCTGTGTATATAAGAAGGAATAAGGATGAAATTAGTTTGGCTAACTTTGCATTAAACAAGATTTTGAAATGTGCATTTGAGGAGTTGATTGATCCATCTCTTGGTTACGAGTCTGATGCTGAAGTTAGGAGAATGACTACTTCAGTTGCAGAGCTAGCTTTTCAATGTCTGCAACTTGAGAAGGAGATGAGGCCAACAATGGATGAAGTGTTGGAAATTCTAAAGGCGATTCAGAGGGGCGAGTTTGAAAGCCAGAAGAAAGAAGAGATTAATGTCATTGACAATGTAGATGAATCAGAAAATGATGTACAATATgctattcccggtcaatattcctgtatttgtaaatattaattctgcaaaatataagttaacgtaatgaaacaataataatgaattcgagcccactgaattcacagtgtttccttaaggaatttaatcccctcctagtacccaaggtaatggattatttcctcccaggatagaacgaattacacactggtgtagcggtacttcaaaccccagtgtttcggcgaacacaaagttcggtagcaaatcacacttacagttgctttgtttgaagtttaaaaacaatgcagaacaaaggaggagatactcagaaaatcgaatggaaatgctgagaggaagcaatgcaatgtatagctaattgtatgttgagttcttgtATCTTCCTTCAACATTGCTGCTCATTTATATAGCaaccaagaaggagtgcaagaccaaaacgtccacccttcatggtggagcaagcattaagtgtttgtggagcaagcacttcatggtgtgtggagcaagcacttcatggtgggaagaccattatccggctgccaattatcaatacacggattggaaaatatccgttacaaatacggataatcttacgttaatatttactattaacaaataaatttggtccaaaaaattaatcaatcaatcgatcatttgaccaaatccaaatccgaatccgaatccgaatccgaatccgaatccgtagccgtagccgaagccgagccgagcgagcgagcgacgacgacggcgcgaggcttgctttcttcttaactctttaagagctacaagaagagcaatcatatatatacccaccaaaaatgtcttccacttccaatatgggacaatgtcttattgttaagagggggaaacttaaaattttactcaaaatttcattttccctccatttcccattcaccctcattttaagaatattacatcttaaaataaaacctcaacaatcccccacatgaatggggaatggctatatcacggaagtatgcatgaaaaactgtgtgatttacaagcaaggattaattgcatctggataagtaggtttccctttgaactttccgtagtaaacttatgtcggatatactcggtcaatcggtagatttgatatctttgaaccgtcgatctttggtgtatacctagacaaccataagtcacacaatcaacccttaaccgtctttggttctcattgttgtgttcgtttcagccatgaacaccgcctggttcataagtgcgtagagaactggccttacaaagttctccttgaagcggctcacacttcacacttaaataggtgattcctaaacgtgtcatcctgtagatacactatttgatataccccgtatcaaatttagaaatcattaaaaagccttaatgctttatccttggtactgaacattgtctcatcacgagaatggactaaaattttatttgacaatgttgaaccgtcattaatgactttgtttgatctctttgaacctagatcttgggatctccagtcttctaggtagagttaccgccacaatgacttgttctcggccatagccccattccccttgatgatttctcaactacctctctagttaggccttttgtaagtggatccgacacattatcacttgactttacatagtcaattgtgataattcctctagagagtaattgcctaacggttttatgtcttcgtcgtatatgacgagatttaccgttatacatgatgctcccagcccttccaattgccgcttgactatcacaatgtatgcatattgatgtcaacggtttg
This region of Nicotiana tomentosiformis chromosome 4, ASM39032v3, whole genome shotgun sequence genomic DNA includes:
- the LOC138909449 gene encoding uncharacterized protein, which produces MTLNSDSAEPSGVSTTSVLDPVHPLYLYPSYTLGTMLVFVPFAGTRFGDWKERMIISMSTKNKVQLIDGFIIQPTTNSPLDSHWQRCNNMVKAWITNSLSKDIAKIILYYKTAREAWNNLVERYGVANIFQYYSLQQSISSTSERSSDIATYYTKLKEYWDKIYIISLERPCTCSAMHEFSEAQKLIQFISGLNKTYSTIKSNILMMSLVPSVEKAYSILIRDEKQREINSGSQPFSSDSTSFIANSNSNSSPNQPNTIKNFTQRLNFEPRRSTLSCKYCKKPGHIVDKCYKLHVFPQDFKFTKGKRDVACVQIEPTDQTSPKPDSPETKDIPHGFSKEHHNNFNSWILDSAATNHMTPHKHLLHNIQSLISFFLVTLPNGYKVKVTSFGCLSLTSSIILTNVLLGPSLKRLLEIDKVEHGLYILRLSSHGIAAADVSQANAYPISSFPKSDSVSGECVLTATYLINRFPSIVLSNKIPYKVLLDHPPSYDHLRLFGCLAYATIPHTSRDKLQSRVIPSVFLGCGFSKKGYKLLNLGTKSIFYSRDVIFVEHIFPSTSTPSGFFPFSTFSFSDHITPNHVPASSSPFHPSDPTPTSSSPFHPYVSSPEPASVPSPTITQYTHIPLSPPSSSLPLRRSSRSTITPTRLKDYSTSLTPLLEPSFYHQVTSNPAWQEAMLKEFQALESNQTWDIIPLPPGKKVIPCKWVYKIKQKSDGSIERYKARFTTIKCLLALAAKHSWHVYQLHVNNAFLHGNLSEEVYMKVPLGLTVSSSSSGPPLVCKLKKSLYGLKQASRQ
- the LOC104085304 gene encoding LEAF RUST 10 DISEASE-RESISTANCEUS RECEPTOR-LIKE PROTEIN KINASE-like 1.1, with translation MDFSSFISNLTTRNTYSDPSSQDLEGSSKYFGVPVFSYSTLEEATNNFDSSKELGDGGFGTVYHGKLRDGREVAVKRLYEQSSKRMVQFKNEVEILTRLRNQNLVMLYGCTSRHSRELLLVYEYIPNGTIDYHLHGDKAKNGSTLIWPIRMKIAIETASALAYLHASDIIHCYVKASNILLDNNFGVKVAYFGLSRLSPHDATHISTAPQGTSGYVDPKYHACYQLTNKSNVYSFGVVLVELMSSLPAVYIRRNKDEISLANFALNKILKCAFEELIDPSLGYESDAEVRRMTTSVAELAFQCLQLEKEMRPTMDEVLEILKAIQRGEFESQKKEEINVIDNVDESENDVQYAIPGQYSCICKY